From the genome of Candidatus Krumholzibacteriia bacterium, one region includes:
- a CDS encoding GspE/PulE family protein, producing the protein MDDTFTLPRILALLEERNLISAAQAETIRANAKARTQALAQRARSGPDEDEGYVSPLELIASFHLPSRLPRHEHVDEAELGALYGEATGTAFMRIDPLKLDARTLAAIVSKPFARKHLLVPVRLDGRRMTVAMVNPFDKGALNNLEHATGYIVEPVLGLRTEILKTINEIFAFERSLQKAERMRSATLDVGNLEQLVDIGTDAELDSSDQHVVRAVDLLLQYAFEQRASDIHIEPKRERALVRLRIDGRLHNTHTIPKQVFPGFVSRIKIMARLDIAEKRRPQDGRIKSAYKENEIELRVSTVPVAFGEKVVIRIFDPTILLQDIGALGFTAEQRPVYERLLQRPHGIILVTGPTGSGKTTTLYSSLQALATPAVNIVTIEDPIEMVHDPFNQIAVQEAAGVTFATALRSVLRQDPDIVMVGEIRDPETAQYAVQAALTGHLVFSTLHTNTAVGAVTRLVDLGIERFLVASTVIGLVAQRLLRMVCPSCADAADISDDALELIGLDDAIDRSLLRRGAGCDKCRKTGYFGRTAAFEVLEVSDRIRVMIRDGADENDVVRAARQDGAEPLMSNAIRKLLEGRTTPDEILRVIPTAW; encoded by the coding sequence GTGGACGATACCTTCACACTGCCGCGCATCCTGGCCCTGCTCGAGGAGCGCAACCTGATTTCCGCCGCGCAGGCGGAGACAATTCGCGCCAACGCAAAGGCGCGCACCCAGGCCCTGGCCCAGCGCGCCCGCTCCGGCCCGGACGAGGACGAGGGTTACGTCTCGCCGCTGGAACTCATCGCGTCCTTCCACCTGCCCAGCCGCCTGCCCCGGCACGAACACGTGGACGAGGCGGAACTGGGGGCGCTGTATGGCGAGGCCACCGGCACCGCCTTCATGCGCATCGACCCGCTCAAGCTCGACGCCCGCACCCTGGCCGCCATCGTGTCCAAGCCGTTCGCGCGCAAACACCTGCTGGTGCCGGTGCGCCTCGACGGGCGGCGGATGACCGTGGCCATGGTGAACCCCTTCGACAAGGGTGCGCTCAACAACCTGGAGCACGCCACCGGGTACATCGTGGAGCCGGTGCTGGGCCTGCGCACCGAGATCCTCAAGACCATCAACGAGATCTTCGCCTTCGAACGCAGCCTGCAGAAGGCGGAGCGCATGCGCAGCGCGACGCTGGACGTCGGCAACCTCGAACAGCTGGTGGACATCGGCACCGACGCGGAGCTGGACAGCTCGGACCAGCACGTGGTGCGCGCGGTCGACCTGCTGCTGCAGTACGCCTTCGAGCAGCGCGCCAGTGACATCCACATCGAACCCAAGCGCGAGCGCGCGCTGGTGCGCCTGCGCATCGACGGCCGCCTGCACAACACGCACACCATTCCCAAACAGGTCTTCCCGGGTTTTGTGTCGCGCATCAAGATCATGGCCCGCCTGGATATCGCCGAGAAGCGGCGGCCGCAGGATGGCCGCATCAAGTCCGCGTACAAGGAGAACGAGATCGAACTGCGCGTTTCCACGGTGCCGGTGGCATTTGGAGAGAAGGTGGTGATCCGCATATTCGACCCCACCATCCTCCTGCAGGACATCGGCGCGCTGGGCTTCACCGCCGAGCAGCGGCCCGTGTACGAGCGTCTTCTGCAGCGTCCGCACGGGATCATCCTGGTCACCGGACCCACCGGCAGCGGCAAGACGACCACGCTCTACTCGTCGCTGCAGGCGCTGGCCACGCCGGCGGTGAACATCGTCACCATCGAGGATCCCATCGAGATGGTGCACGATCCCTTCAACCAGATTGCGGTGCAGGAGGCGGCGGGGGTCACCTTTGCCACCGCGCTGCGCAGCGTGCTGCGCCAGGACCCCGACATCGTGATGGTGGGCGAGATCCGCGACCCCGAGACCGCGCAGTACGCAGTGCAGGCGGCACTCACCGGGCACCTGGTGTTTTCCACCCTGCACACCAACACCGCGGTGGGGGCGGTGACGCGCCTGGTCGACCTGGGCATCGAGCGCTTCCTGGTGGCATCCACCGTGATCGGCCTGGTGGCGCAGCGCCTGCTGCGCATGGTGTGCCCGTCCTGCGCCGACGCGGCCGACATCTCCGACGACGCCCTCGAGTTGATCGGGCTCGACGATGCCATCGACCGCTCGTTGCTGCGCCGCGGCGCCGGATGCGACAAGTGCCGCAAGACCGGATACTTCGGCCGCACGGCGGCCTTCGAGGTGCTGGAGGTGAGCGACCGTATCCGCGTGATGATCCGCGACGGCGCGGACGAAAACGACGTGGTGCGCGCCGCGCGCCAGGACGGCGCCGAGCCGCTCATGTCCAACGCCATCCGCAAGCTGCTGGAGGGGCGCACCACGCCGGACGAGATTCTCCGCGTCATCCCCACCGCCTGGTAG
- a CDS encoding YraN family protein, whose product MSTRETGSIGERIAAEFLRLKGFELIDANVRFARREVDILARDGGWLVAVEVKLRRGRGFGAAAEAIDARKLARVQTALLGFARESRLSPRVDVITIDVEESGDRMVVEHFVGVT is encoded by the coding sequence GTGAGCACGAGAGAAACCGGCAGTATCGGCGAGCGCATCGCGGCGGAGTTCCTCCGCCTCAAGGGCTTCGAATTGATCGACGCCAACGTGCGTTTCGCGCGGCGCGAGGTGGACATCCTGGCGCGCGACGGCGGCTGGCTGGTGGCGGTCGAGGTGAAGCTTCGCCGCGGCCGGGGATTCGGAGCGGCCGCCGAGGCCATCGACGCGCGCAAGCTGGCGCGGGTGCAGACGGCGCTGCTCGGGTTCGCGCGCGAATCGCGGTTGTCGCCGCGGGTGGACGTGATCACGATCGACGTGGAGGAGTCCGGCGACCGCATGGTGGTCGAGCACTTCGTCGGCGTGACGTAA
- a CDS encoding ribonuclease HII codes for MEKPPASRRRRKTEGATSPRKGARAKAGGPGAAEAALRERFDALLAHDAALAARGFATIAGVDEAGRGALAGPVVSAAVVLRDGCDLIRIYDSKSITETDRESLFDQIIAASVSVGIGVAQPATIDRDNILRATLGTMHRAVDALRVRPDLVLIDGRETINWSGTVVPLVKGDARSLCVAAASIVAKVTRDRVMRRLHRRFPGYHFDSNKGYGTRDHLEALAAQGAAEVHRRSFLGKIVENNLSMF; via the coding sequence TTGGAAAAGCCGCCCGCATCAAGGAGAAGAAGGAAGACAGAAGGCGCGACTAGCCCGCGCAAAGGCGCGCGCGCCAAAGCCGGTGGTCCCGGTGCGGCCGAGGCGGCGCTACGCGAGCGGTTCGACGCGCTCCTGGCCCACGACGCCGCACTCGCCGCGCGTGGTTTCGCCACCATCGCGGGCGTCGACGAGGCGGGGCGCGGTGCGCTCGCCGGGCCGGTGGTGTCCGCGGCCGTGGTGCTGCGCGACGGCTGCGACCTGATCCGCATCTACGACTCCAAGTCCATAACCGAGACCGACCGCGAGTCGCTCTTCGACCAGATCATCGCCGCCTCGGTTTCGGTTGGAATCGGCGTGGCCCAGCCCGCGACCATCGATCGTGACAATATCCTGCGCGCCACCCTGGGCACCATGCACCGGGCCGTGGACGCCCTGCGGGTGCGGCCCGACCTGGTGCTCATCGACGGCCGCGAGACCATCAACTGGAGTGGGACGGTGGTGCCCCTGGTGAAGGGCGACGCCCGCAGCCTGTGTGTCGCGGCCGCGTCCATCGTGGCCAAGGTGACCCGGGACCGGGTCATGCGCCGCCTCCACCGCCGTTTTCCCGGCTATCACTTTGACAGCAACAAGGGTTACGGCACCCGCGACCACCTGGAGGCGCTGGCGGCGCAGGGCGCGGCGGAGGTGCACCGGAGATCGTTTCTGGGGAAAATCGTTGAAAACAACCTCTCGATGTTCTAA
- the rplS gene encoding 50S ribosomal protein L19, translated as MNIIDRIEQRMLTDKVRDFRVGDTVKVMVRVVEGAKEREQAFQGVVIKQNGKGITETFTVRKVSSGIGVERVFPIHSPNVTKIEVLRRGRVRRAKLYYLRDRVGKAARIKEKKEDRRRD; from the coding sequence ATGAACATCATCGATCGCATTGAGCAGCGCATGCTGACCGACAAGGTGCGGGACTTCCGCGTGGGCGACACGGTAAAGGTCATGGTTCGCGTCGTCGAGGGCGCCAAGGAGCGCGAACAGGCGTTCCAGGGCGTTGTCATCAAGCAGAACGGCAAGGGCATCACGGAGACGTTCACCGTCCGCAAGGTGAGCTCGGGGATCGGCGTGGAGCGCGTGTTCCCCATCCACTCGCCCAACGTCACCAAGATCGAAGTGCTGCGCCGGGGACGCGTGCGCCGCGCGAAACTCTACTACCTGAGGGATCGCGTTGGAAAAGCCGCCCGCATCAAGGAGAAGAAGGAAGACAGAAGGCGCGACTAG
- the trmD gene encoding tRNA (guanosine(37)-N1)-methyltransferase TrmD translates to MRVNVVSIFPEMMEAVFATGMMAVAAKKGIVQYRVVSPREFTEDFHRTVDDAPFGGGAGMVMMAPPIVAAVESIAPAPGSPVILMGPGGRRFDQRTARRLAGENELTFICGRYKGVDERVRELVVTEEISVGDFVLSGGEIAAAAVIEATVRLLDDVLGNDESAASDSFEREREGGLDCAWYTRPAEYRGLGVPAVLMSGHHAEIEKWRRESSRERTRRLRPDLIDDETSSEE, encoded by the coding sequence ATGCGCGTCAACGTCGTCTCGATCTTTCCGGAGATGATGGAGGCCGTGTTCGCCACCGGCATGATGGCGGTGGCGGCCAAGAAGGGGATCGTGCAGTACCGGGTGGTGAGCCCGCGCGAGTTCACGGAGGACTTCCACCGCACCGTGGACGATGCGCCCTTCGGCGGCGGCGCGGGCATGGTGATGATGGCGCCGCCCATCGTGGCGGCGGTGGAGAGCATCGCGCCGGCGCCGGGAAGCCCGGTGATCCTGATGGGACCGGGCGGCAGGCGCTTCGACCAGCGCACCGCGCGGCGCCTCGCGGGTGAGAACGAGCTGACGTTCATCTGCGGGCGCTACAAGGGCGTCGACGAGCGGGTGCGGGAACTGGTGGTGACCGAGGAGATTTCCGTCGGCGACTTCGTCCTCTCGGGGGGCGAAATCGCCGCCGCCGCCGTGATTGAGGCGACGGTCCGGCTCCTCGACGATGTGCTGGGCAACGACGAGTCCGCGGCCAGCGACTCGTTCGAGCGCGAGCGCGAGGGCGGACTGGACTGCGCGTGGTACACGCGCCCGGCCGAGTACCGGGGACTGGGTGTTCCCGCGGTGCTGATGTCGGGACACCACGCCGAGATCGAAAAGTGGAGGCGGGAGTCGTCGCGCGAACGGACGCGGCGCCTGCGACCGGACCTGATCGACGACGAGACGTCGTCCGAGGAGTGA
- the rimM gene encoding ribosome maturation factor RimM (Essential for efficient processing of 16S rRNA) produces MTDSSAMESLYLGRFVKAQGIRGELKLYASEDFWFEVLQSQELYVERDAGDDVERYPVRVVAARPQGAQFVLKIEGIDDRTDAQKEVGAELYVDLARLDVELPERELPFQVIGMNVVTDEGRDVGTVTSVLDSPGQRVYEVTGEDGVVLIPAVPAFVVARDEERGQITIKPIPGLLDG; encoded by the coding sequence ATGACCGATTCGTCAGCAATGGAGTCCCTGTACCTGGGACGGTTCGTCAAGGCGCAGGGAATTCGCGGCGAGCTCAAGCTGTACGCGTCGGAGGATTTCTGGTTTGAAGTGCTCCAGTCGCAGGAGCTCTACGTGGAACGCGACGCGGGCGACGACGTGGAACGCTACCCGGTGCGTGTGGTGGCGGCCCGGCCCCAGGGCGCGCAGTTCGTGCTGAAGATCGAGGGTATCGACGACCGGACCGACGCGCAGAAGGAAGTGGGCGCGGAGTTGTATGTGGATCTGGCGCGCCTCGACGTCGAACTGCCGGAACGCGAACTGCCGTTCCAGGTGATCGGGATGAACGTGGTGACCGACGAGGGACGCGATGTCGGCACCGTCACCTCGGTGCTGGATTCGCCCGGACAGCGCGTGTACGAAGTAACCGGGGAGGACGGGGTGGTGTTGATTCCGGCGGTGCCGGCGTTCGTGGTGGCGCGCGACGAAGAACGCGGCCAGATCACGATCAAGCCGATTCCCGGCCTGCTGGACGGATGA
- a CDS encoding KH domain-containing protein encodes MAEATRASIQALIEYVAASLVGDPKSVKVEQAEKESYIVMELTVRPDELGKVIGKNGQTARAIRTLVNAAASKAGEKIIFEIRE; translated from the coding sequence ATGGCTGAAGCGACGCGGGCGTCCATCCAGGCGTTGATCGAGTACGTGGCGGCGTCACTCGTCGGCGACCCGAAGTCCGTGAAGGTGGAGCAGGCCGAGAAGGAAAGCTACATCGTCATGGAGCTGACCGTGCGCCCCGACGAACTGGGCAAGGTAATCGGCAAGAACGGGCAGACCGCGCGCGCCATCCGCACCCTCGTCAACGCCGCGGCGAGCAAGGCGGGCGAGAAGATTATTTTCGAGATTCGCGAATGA